In one window of uncultured Draconibacterium sp. DNA:
- a CDS encoding sigma-70 family RNA polymerase sigma factor, whose protein sequence is MDRLKLWQNIRSGDVNALHDLHKRYFQPMCLFAFKSINDHQQVEHIVSDCFLKIWKKRKNIEIKSSLESYLYQMLRNSIIDYHRAKHDNTISFDQIPDIPDEAEVNDEQRYAKLYTAISMLPEKRRQILELAIFESCTYQEIAEKLGITKNTVKTQMVRAYRFLKESLDPVDFFFFCFLKKI, encoded by the coding sequence GTGGATCGACTAAAGTTGTGGCAAAATATTCGGAGTGGAGATGTAAACGCATTGCACGATTTGCATAAACGGTATTTTCAACCCATGTGTTTGTTTGCGTTTAAATCAATCAACGATCATCAACAGGTTGAGCACATTGTTTCGGATTGTTTCTTAAAGATTTGGAAAAAAAGAAAAAACATTGAAATAAAATCTTCGCTGGAGTCGTATTTGTATCAAATGTTGCGAAATTCTATTATCGACTATCACCGGGCGAAACATGATAATACGATTTCATTTGATCAGATTCCGGATATTCCCGACGAGGCGGAGGTGAATGATGAACAACGATATGCAAAATTATATACAGCCATTTCGATGTTGCCCGAAAAACGCAGACAAATTTTGGAACTTGCCATTTTTGAATCGTGCACTTACCAGGAAATTGCCGAAAAGCTAGGGATTACAAAGAATACAGTAAAAACGCAAATGGTTCGTGCATACCGGTTTTTAAAGGAATCGTTAGATCCTGTTGACTTTTTCTTTTTCTGTTTTCTGAAGAAAATTTAA
- a CDS encoding FecR domain-containing protein, which produces MKEHNEDRFWELATLKIHKEANANELSELSSYLTDKKYAKKYSEIAYLNEDIKATQQLSHVSQQSSWTYIKGNLQNKTMQLFRKVSGYAAVFVVALLLGGLVVQLWGERANVEQFAEVKVPLGQMSEITLYDGTHVWLNSGTTLKYSNSFGRGSRNVTLDGEAYFDVEKSDVPFRVRLKHSFVEVLGTQFNVISYQNDSNSEITLVEGSVNVNNLNGDNVAHLKPSQQLTIDDVSLKAKLKTVDTGFYVSWTEGKIVFHDEKLSEICERLERWYNVDITLEDKDVEELNFSGTILKDKPFSQIITAFELLLPVEIEFKHMPGAKDKVTITKK; this is translated from the coding sequence ATGAAAGAACACAACGAAGATAGATTTTGGGAACTGGCGACACTAAAAATTCATAAGGAGGCAAATGCCAATGAGTTAAGTGAGCTGAGTTCGTATCTGACGGATAAAAAATATGCTAAAAAGTACTCCGAAATAGCGTATTTGAATGAGGATATTAAAGCAACTCAACAGCTTTCGCATGTTTCGCAGCAAAGTTCATGGACATATATTAAAGGAAATCTACAAAACAAAACCATGCAGCTCTTCCGGAAAGTTTCGGGATATGCTGCCGTTTTTGTAGTTGCCTTGTTGTTGGGTGGTTTGGTGGTTCAGCTTTGGGGCGAAAGGGCAAACGTAGAGCAGTTTGCAGAAGTAAAAGTGCCACTGGGGCAAATGTCGGAAATTACTTTATACGATGGAACTCACGTGTGGCTAAACTCCGGAACAACCCTGAAATACAGCAATTCGTTTGGCCGGGGAAGCCGAAATGTGACCCTCGATGGAGAAGCGTATTTTGATGTGGAAAAATCGGATGTTCCGTTTCGGGTAAGATTGAAGCACTCTTTTGTAGAAGTTTTGGGAACTCAATTTAACGTTATATCGTACCAAAACGACAGCAACAGTGAAATAACGCTCGTTGAAGGGAGTGTTAATGTAAATAACCTGAATGGAGATAATGTTGCACACCTGAAACCATCGCAGCAACTCACTATCGACGATGTGTCGCTTAAAGCAAAACTGAAAACGGTAGATACCGGCTTTTATGTTTCGTGGACAGAAGGTAAAATTGTATTTCACGACGAAAAGCTCTCAGAAATATGCGAGCGTTTGGAAAGATGGTATAATGTGGATATAACGCTGGAAGATAAAGATGTAGAAGAACTCAACTTCTCGGGAACCATACTTAAGGATAAACCATTTAGTCAGATTATAACAGCATTCGAGCTCTTACTGCCGGTTGAAATAGAATTTAAGCATATGCCGGGTGCAAAAGATAAAGTAACCATAACTAAAAAATAA